One Blattabacterium cuenoti DNA window includes the following coding sequences:
- the purF gene encoding amidophosphoribosyltransferase: MGKLNHFDSDKFHEECGVFGVYSPNKVDTFSLIQFGLFALQHRGQEACGFSVLRDGFLLSHKSEGLVLDSFREISNSKCYHGNAVIGHTRYSTEGGQSKKNIQPFFGEDSHGKSIISIVHNGNLVNAKKIRKNLESKGITFISEHSDSEVILRLIQKYLHEYDNSLERAIQKTTLDIQGAYSVIVLMNNKIAAFRDPNGIRPLCYGMLNEKTYIFSSETCGIDSVGGFYIRDLFPGEMAIVDQKSIRFSLLKKKKYTRRRTCSFEYIYFSRPDSLIENINVYEVREKSGEKLYEQHPVEADVVIGVPDSGVPASIGYSKASGIPFKPILVKNKYIGRSFILPKQEIRERIVNLKLNPILDEIKGKRIVIIDDSIVRGTTSKKLVSILRKAGAREIHFRSASPPIIAPCFLGVDTPRRKDLISHNINKEKIAEILDVDSLEFLSMNSLIEILGSTNYCFGCFTGNYPVHKK; encoded by the coding sequence ATGGGAAAATTGAATCATTTTGATTCTGATAAGTTCCATGAAGAATGTGGTGTATTTGGAGTTTATTCGCCTAATAAGGTAGATACATTTTCTTTAATTCAATTTGGTTTATTTGCATTGCAACACAGAGGTCAGGAAGCTTGTGGTTTTTCTGTTTTACGAGATGGATTTCTTTTATCTCATAAGAGTGAAGGACTTGTTTTAGATTCTTTTCGGGAAATTTCAAATTCCAAATGTTATCATGGAAATGCAGTGATTGGACATACACGTTATTCTACAGAAGGAGGACAAAGTAAAAAGAATATTCAACCATTTTTTGGAGAAGATTCTCATGGAAAAAGTATTATTTCTATAGTTCACAATGGAAATCTAGTTAACGCCAAAAAGATTCGTAAGAATCTAGAATCAAAAGGAATCACTTTCATATCAGAACATTCTGATTCAGAAGTAATTTTACGTTTAATACAGAAATATTTACATGAATATGATAATAGTCTAGAAAGAGCTATTCAAAAAACAACTCTTGATATTCAAGGAGCTTATTCAGTAATAGTTCTTATGAATAATAAAATTGCGGCATTTAGAGATCCAAATGGAATTCGTCCTTTATGTTATGGAATGCTCAATGAAAAAACTTATATATTTAGTTCTGAAACTTGTGGAATAGATTCTGTAGGAGGTTTTTATATAAGAGATCTTTTTCCAGGAGAAATGGCTATAGTAGATCAAAAATCAATCCGATTCTCTTTACTTAAAAAAAAAAAATACACAAGAAGAAGAACATGTTCCTTTGAATATATTTATTTTTCTCGTCCTGATTCTTTAATTGAAAATATAAATGTTTATGAAGTTCGTGAAAAAAGTGGAGAAAAACTTTATGAACAACATCCAGTAGAAGCCGATGTCGTTATTGGGGTACCAGATTCTGGAGTCCCCGCATCTATTGGGTACTCCAAAGCTTCTGGAATTCCTTTTAAGCCAATTTTAGTAAAAAATAAATATATTGGAAGATCTTTTATTCTCCCTAAACAAGAAATCCGTGAACGGATAGTAAATCTAAAACTAAATCCTATATTAGATGAAATTAAAGGAAAACGTATTGTTATTATTGATGATTCTATTGTTCGTGGAACGACCAGTAAAAAGTTAGTTTCTATCTTAAGAAAAGCAGGAGCTAGAGAAATTCATTTTAGAAGTGCTTCACCACCTATTATAGCCCCCTGTTTTTTAGGAGTGGACACTCCTAGAAGAAAAGATCTTATTTCGCATAACATTAATAAGGAAAAAATAGCTGAAATTTTAGATGTAGATAGTTTAGAATTTTTAAGCATGAACAGTCTGATAGAAATACTTGGAAGTACAAATTACTGTTTCGGTTGTTTCACTGGAAACTATCCGGTTCATAAAAAATGA
- the purM gene encoding phosphoribosylformylglycinamidine cyclo-ligase yields the protein MKENHRRIIKTKINKILKKTYNNKVISSLDHFSAFYQISDIVEYKEPVLISGVDGVGTKLRLAIDYKKYDIIGKDCFAMCANDVLCHGAKPLFFLDYLAFGKLDSNIIEKILQGIATYCNETKTCFIGGETAEMPGIYQFNDYDIAGFCVGIVEKSNIVDGKKRIREGDVLIGIPSSGVHSNGFSLIRKIFSKEDFSKNFQKKPFYETLLIPTRIYHYPIHILFKEFLIHGLAHITGGGIYENLFRILPENFSAIVEIDKIPIHSVFNFIQKKGDLSDKIMWNTFNMGVGMIIIVSVQDQHSVFQKLCVLGETPFVFGHIVKGNKSIKYKK from the coding sequence ATGAAAGAAAATCATAGGAGAATTATAAAAACTAAAATTAATAAAATTCTAAAAAAAACTTATAACAATAAAGTAATTAGTTCCTTGGATCATTTTTCTGCTTTTTATCAAATCTCTGATATTGTAGAATACAAAGAACCTGTTTTGATTTCTGGAGTTGATGGAGTGGGGACTAAATTACGTTTAGCTATTGATTACAAAAAATATGATATAATTGGAAAAGATTGTTTTGCCATGTGTGCAAATGACGTTTTGTGTCATGGAGCAAAACCTTTATTTTTTCTAGATTATTTGGCTTTCGGGAAACTTGATTCGAATATTATTGAAAAAATTTTACAAGGGATAGCTACATATTGTAATGAAACAAAAACATGTTTTATTGGAGGGGAAACTGCTGAAATGCCTGGAATTTATCAATTCAATGACTATGATATTGCTGGATTTTGTGTAGGAATTGTAGAAAAAAGTAATATTGTAGATGGAAAAAAAAGAATTCGGGAAGGGGATGTTTTAATTGGGATTCCTTCTTCAGGAGTCCATAGCAATGGATTTTCTTTAATTAGAAAAATTTTTTCTAAAGAAGACTTTAGCAAAAATTTTCAAAAAAAACCGTTCTATGAAACTCTTTTAATTCCAACTAGAATTTATCATTATCCTATTCATATTTTATTTAAAGAATTTTTAATACATGGATTAGCTCATATAACTGGAGGTGGAATTTACGAAAATTTATTTCGGATTCTTCCAGAAAATTTTTCAGCTATAGTAGAAATAGACAAAATTCCTATTCATTCTGTATTTAATTTTATTCAAAAAAAAGGAGATTTATCAGATAAAATCATGTGGAATACTTTTAATATGGGGGTGGGAATGATTATAATAGTTTCTGTTCAAGATCAACATTCTGTATTTCAGAAGTTATGTGTTTTAGGGGAAACCCCCTTTGTTTTTGGTCACATCGTAAAAGGAAATAAAAGTATTAAATATAAAAAATGA
- a CDS encoding formyltransferase family protein, giving the protein MKKLAILVSGKGTNMRHILQAISNGTLSNFKVDLVISDRKCIAIQYAKTVNIPTVYLDYLEKEKKIFLSKKIDSLLLKYTPDVIVLSGFLSILDAELCKKWNKKIINIHPSLLPKYGGKGMYGMKVHQEVINNKEKISGATVHYVTKSIDSGGVILKKSCRISSKETPISLSKKISIIEEEILIKSLNYFF; this is encoded by the coding sequence ATGAAAAAATTGGCCATTTTAGTTTCTGGAAAAGGAACAAATATGCGGCATATTCTACAAGCTATTTCCAATGGAACACTTTCTAATTTTAAAGTGGATTTAGTTATTTCTGATAGAAAATGTATCGCCATACAATATGCAAAAACAGTAAATATTCCTACTGTTTATTTAGATTATTTAGAAAAAGAAAAAAAAATATTTCTTTCTAAAAAAATTGATTCCTTACTTTTGAAATATACTCCAGATGTCATAGTTCTTTCAGGATTTCTTTCCATACTTGATGCAGAATTGTGTAAAAAATGGAATAAAAAAATCATAAATATTCATCCTTCTCTTTTACCTAAATATGGAGGAAAGGGAATGTATGGAATGAAAGTGCATCAAGAAGTTATCAATAATAAAGAAAAAATATCAGGAGCCACAGTTCATTACGTGACAAAATCTATTGATTCAGGAGGGGTTATTTTAAAAAAATCATGTAGAATTTCTTCAAAAGAAACTCCAATTTCTTTATCTAAAAAGATATCTATCATAGAAGAAGAGATACTCATTAAATCTCTAAATTATTTTTTTTAA
- the purH gene encoding bifunctional phosphoribosylaminoimidazolecarboxamide formyltransferase/IMP cyclohydrolase produces MKRALISVYEKDKKLFDFVSFLNRKGYQIISTGGTFQYLKKHGIDHVIKISDITSFPEILDGRIKTIHPNIYGGILANRSIEEHMNSIFYYKIYPIDIVLVNFYPFLEKKHLKSFQSLIEFIDIGGPSMLRAAAKNFLHVTAIIDHNDYILVKKEIEHNGMTSLKLRKKLAGKVFNFTSAYDSSISQYLLEEDFPIYLHSSYKKEMNLRYGENPHQKAAYYVSTIHRGAMRNFHQLHGKKLSFNNLRDMDISWKVVSEFSDPACCTVKHSTPCGVASGKNVIEAFQKTYYADDISSFGGIMAVNVPITRELANEIKDIFLEVILSPSYEKDGLNILKLKKNLRIIRINDPISDTLESVKIDGGILVQQIDRFLSHDYKIVTKKKFSNQELKSLFFAQKVVKYVKSNAIVIAKGTQTLGISGGQTNRIWSARQAIERALEKRKKDLVLVSDAFFPFRDVVDEAARSGVIRAIIQPGGSIRDEESVNACDEYGIAMAFTGERHFKH; encoded by the coding sequence ATGAAAAGAGCATTAATTAGTGTTTATGAAAAGGACAAAAAGTTATTTGATTTTGTCAGTTTTTTAAATAGAAAAGGATATCAAATTATTTCTACTGGGGGGACTTTTCAATATTTGAAAAAACATGGTATAGATCATGTTATAAAAATATCAGATATCACCTCTTTTCCTGAAATTTTAGACGGTAGGATCAAAACTATTCATCCTAACATTTATGGAGGAATTTTAGCTAATCGTTCTATTGAGGAACATATGAATTCTATTTTTTATTACAAGATTTATCCTATTGATATTGTTTTAGTTAATTTTTATCCTTTTTTAGAAAAAAAACACCTAAAATCTTTTCAATCATTGATTGAATTTATTGATATAGGAGGTCCTTCTATGCTTCGTGCAGCTGCAAAAAACTTTTTACATGTTACGGCAATTATAGATCATAATGACTATATTCTAGTAAAAAAAGAAATAGAACATAATGGAATGACTTCATTAAAATTGAGAAAAAAATTAGCAGGAAAAGTATTTAATTTTACTTCTGCTTATGATTCTTCCATTTCTCAATATCTTCTAGAAGAAGATTTTCCTATTTATTTACATTCTTCTTACAAAAAAGAAATGAATCTCCGTTATGGAGAAAATCCTCATCAGAAAGCGGCATATTATGTTAGTACTATTCATCGGGGGGCAATGCGAAATTTTCATCAATTACATGGAAAAAAACTTTCATTTAATAATTTACGAGATATGGATATCTCTTGGAAAGTTGTTTCAGAATTTTCTGATCCAGCTTGTTGTACAGTAAAACATTCTACCCCTTGTGGAGTGGCATCAGGTAAAAATGTAATTGAAGCATTTCAAAAAACTTATTATGCAGATGATATTTCTTCTTTTGGAGGAATAATGGCAGTGAATGTTCCAATAACAAGAGAATTAGCGAATGAGATAAAAGACATTTTTTTAGAAGTGATTTTATCTCCTAGCTATGAAAAAGATGGGTTAAATATTTTAAAATTAAAAAAAAATCTAAGAATTATTAGAATAAATGATCCTATTTCTGATACATTAGAATCTGTTAAAATAGATGGAGGAATATTAGTACAACAAATCGATCGTTTTTTATCTCATGATTACAAAATAGTAACCAAGAAAAAATTTTCTAATCAAGAACTAAAATCTTTATTTTTTGCTCAAAAAGTAGTTAAATACGTAAAATCCAATGCAATTGTTATTGCTAAAGGAACACAAACTTTAGGGATTTCTGGAGGTCAAACAAACAGAATTTGGTCTGCTAGACAAGCTATAGAGAGAGCTTTAGAGAAAAGAAAAAAAGATTTAGTACTTGTTTCTGATGCTTTTTTTCCTTTTAGAGATGTAGTAGATGAAGCCGCCCGTTCTGGTGTAATTCGTGCCATTATTCAACCCGGTGGTTCCATACGCGATGAAGAATCTGTAAATGCTTGTGATGAATATGGAATAGCTATGGCTTTTACGGGCGAAAGACATTTTAAACATTAA
- the purD gene encoding phosphoribosylamine--glycine ligase, whose product MKVLILGSGGREHAIGKKLLKDFHSMDLYFYPGNGGTDQIGKNLEKIYTPLELCLFAKKNAIDLTIVGSEVFLLEGIVDIFNNFKLKIIGPHYLAARLEGDRIFAKSFMKKYGVRTPKYKIFSCYQKAMDYLENTTYSVAIKTNGIASGKGVILVNNKNEAKKALNSILIDKKFGKSGNQVIIEELLKGNEASIISIFNGKNIIPFLSAKDYKKIGEKEIGLNTGGMGTIVPNPYMTSDVWIDFQKNILEPTLEGLFLEKLTFFGFIYFGLMITSNGIYLLEYNTRLGDPETQTLFPLMKSNLLNIIQSSIDQEYIYIYWKKLYSCCVVLSSKGYPKKYEIGKIIKGINSLKEPFYIAGAKKEKEKWITSSGRVLNLIGIGESIEKARKIAYNKVDQIYFENFYFRKDIGF is encoded by the coding sequence ATGAAAGTATTAATTCTGGGAAGCGGAGGACGTGAACACGCTATCGGAAAAAAATTATTAAAAGATTTTCATTCCATGGATCTTTATTTTTATCCTGGAAATGGTGGAACCGATCAAATAGGAAAAAATCTTGAAAAAATTTATACTCCATTAGAATTATGTTTATTTGCAAAAAAAAACGCAATAGATTTAACTATTGTTGGATCTGAGGTGTTTTTATTAGAAGGAATTGTGGATATTTTCAATAATTTTAAATTAAAAATAATAGGTCCGCATTACCTTGCAGCTAGACTTGAAGGCGATCGTATTTTTGCTAAATCTTTTATGAAAAAATACGGTGTCCGTACTCCTAAATACAAAATTTTTTCTTGTTATCAAAAAGCTATGGATTATTTAGAAAATACTACTTATTCCGTAGCTATTAAAACCAACGGAATAGCTTCTGGAAAAGGAGTTATATTAGTAAACAATAAGAATGAAGCAAAAAAAGCTTTGAATTCTATTTTGATAGATAAAAAATTTGGAAAATCTGGAAATCAAGTTATCATAGAAGAATTATTGAAAGGAAATGAAGCCTCTATTATATCTATATTTAATGGAAAAAATATTATTCCTTTTTTATCTGCTAAAGATTACAAAAAAATAGGAGAAAAAGAAATAGGGTTAAATACAGGAGGAATGGGGACTATTGTCCCTAATCCATATATGACAAGTGATGTTTGGATAGATTTTCAAAAAAATATATTGGAACCAACTTTAGAAGGATTGTTTTTGGAAAAACTGACTTTTTTTGGATTTATTTATTTTGGGTTAATGATTACTTCAAATGGGATTTATTTATTAGAATACAATACTAGATTAGGGGATCCTGAAACTCAAACTTTATTTCCTCTAATGAAAAGCAATTTACTAAATATAATACAATCTTCTATTGATCAAGAATATATATATATATATTGGAAAAAATTGTATTCTTGTTGCGTAGTTTTGTCTTCAAAAGGATACCCGAAAAAATACGAAATTGGAAAAATTATAAAGGGAATAAATTCTTTAAAAGAACCCTTTTATATTGCTGGAGCAAAAAAAGAAAAAGAAAAATGGATAACGTCAAGTGGACGTGTTCTAAATCTAATAGGAATCGGAGAATCTATTGAAAAAGCAAGAAAAATTGCTTATAATAAGGTCGACCAAATTTATTTTGAAAATTTCTATTTTAGAAAAGATATAGGGTTCTAA